DNA sequence from the Sulfurimonas sediminis genome:
AAGAATAAGTACCTGTGTGTTTTTTTAAGATATTCATAATTGCATTCCTTTTTGAAGGTTGATAACAAATTCATCATAGGAGAGATTTTTTTGTACTAAAAAATCATCTAAAACTGCTTGCGAGGCTTTTATGCCTCCACTTTTTTCTGCATCTATTAACAATTTATAAATAGGAATAATGGTTTGGACTGCAGAAGGGGAGGCTTGTCTTCGTACAGATGTATAACTGATGACATTGTTATTTGTATCAAAATCGGGAGTAATATAAGCAAAAACCCAATAGTAACTGCCATCTGCTGAAAGATTTTTGACAAAACCGAAGAACTCTTTTTTTGCTTTGAGTAAATCCCATAATATTTTAAATGCCACTTTTGGCATATCAGGGTGACGAATTATATTATGGTTGGCACCGATTAAATCTGTGGCAGGATAGCCTGCCATTGCTGTAAATATCTCATTACAGTAAATTATTTTGCCATTTAAATCTGTCTTTGAG
Encoded proteins:
- a CDS encoding PAS domain-containing protein; amino-acid sequence: MTYKGLSKKDAPKNIKNIEKALNENDFIVSKTDLNGKIIYCNEIFTAMAGYPATDLIGANHNIIRHPDMPKVAFKILWDLLKAKKEFFGFVKNLSADGSYYWVFAYITPDFDTNNNVISYTSVRRQASPSAVQTIIPIYKLLIDAEKSGGIKASQAVLDDFLVQKNLSYDEFVINLQKGMQL